From Mytilus galloprovincialis chromosome 9, xbMytGall1.hap1.1, whole genome shotgun sequence, the proteins below share one genomic window:
- the LOC143045155 gene encoding perlucin-like protein isoform X1, translated as MENYLVVLLLSVLVLLGAFYVNTVDKRIVQIKDEMEKVKEQIDTLRKEIIEKDNAFRKEKDQMKETATRHENTLSEIKKAEKLCSQGWEEYKEHCYQFNTKQSNWDEAEIECMKQEGYLLKIDDANEFRWIVARAIAHSVDDIWIGLRQNKNEWKWVVDDQTALFQKWNTNEPSGDGPCVHMWSNFKYNWNDVPCSRQCSFVCEQR; from the exons ATGGAGAATTATTTAGTTGTTTTGCTACTGTCTGTACTTGTTCTGCTTGGTGCATTTTATGTAAACACTGTAGATAAAAGAATAGTTCAAATTAAAGATGAAATGGAGAAAGTAAAAGAGCAAATTGATACACTTCGTAAAGAAATTATAGAAAAAGACAATGCCTTCAGGAAAGAAAAAGATCAAATGAAAGAAACAGCTACACGACACGAAAACACCTTAAGTGAGATTAAAAAAG CAGAAAAGTTATGTTCACAGGGATGGGAAGAGTATAAAGAGCATTGTTATCAGTTTAATACCAAGCAGAGTAATTGGGATGAAGCTGAG attgaaTGTATGAAGCAAGAAGGATACCTGTTGAAAATAGACGATGCAAATGAGTTTCGATGGATTGTAGCCCGAGCAATAG ctCATTCTGTAGACGACATATGGATAGGTTTGCGACAAAACAAAAACGAGTGGAAATGGGTTGTTGATGATCAAACAGCCCTCTTTCAGAAATGGAATACAAACGAACCTAGTGGTGATGGTCCTTGTGTTCACATGTGGTCTAACTTCAAGTATAACTGGAATGATGTACCCTGCAGCAGACAGTGCTCCTTTGTATGTGAACAAAGATG A
- the LOC143045155 gene encoding perlucin-like protein isoform X2, whose protein sequence is MENYLVVLLLSVLVLLGAFYVNTVDKRIVQIKDEMEKVKEQIDTLRKEIIEKDNAFRKEKDQMKETATRHENTLSEIKKEKLCSQGWEEYKEHCYQFNTKQSNWDEAEIECMKQEGYLLKIDDANEFRWIVARAIAHSVDDIWIGLRQNKNEWKWVVDDQTALFQKWNTNEPSGDGPCVHMWSNFKYNWNDVPCSRQCSFVCEQR, encoded by the exons ATGGAGAATTATTTAGTTGTTTTGCTACTGTCTGTACTTGTTCTGCTTGGTGCATTTTATGTAAACACTGTAGATAAAAGAATAGTTCAAATTAAAGATGAAATGGAGAAAGTAAAAGAGCAAATTGATACACTTCGTAAAGAAATTATAGAAAAAGACAATGCCTTCAGGAAAGAAAAAGATCAAATGAAAGAAACAGCTACACGACACGAAAACACCTTAAGTGAGATTAAAAAAG AAAAGTTATGTTCACAGGGATGGGAAGAGTATAAAGAGCATTGTTATCAGTTTAATACCAAGCAGAGTAATTGGGATGAAGCTGAG attgaaTGTATGAAGCAAGAAGGATACCTGTTGAAAATAGACGATGCAAATGAGTTTCGATGGATTGTAGCCCGAGCAATAG ctCATTCTGTAGACGACATATGGATAGGTTTGCGACAAAACAAAAACGAGTGGAAATGGGTTGTTGATGATCAAACAGCCCTCTTTCAGAAATGGAATACAAACGAACCTAGTGGTGATGGTCCTTGTGTTCACATGTGGTCTAACTTCAAGTATAACTGGAATGATGTACCCTGCAGCAGACAGTGCTCCTTTGTATGTGAACAAAGATG
- the LOC143045155 gene encoding perlucin-like protein isoform X3 gives MENYLVVLLLSVLVLLGAFYVNTVDKRIVQIKDEMEKVKEQIDTLRKEIIEKDNAFRKEKDQMKETATRHENTLSEIKKAEKLCSQGWEEYKEHCYQFNTKQSNWDEAEIECMKQEGYLLKIDDANEFRWIVARAIAHSVDDIWIGLRQNKNEWKWVVDDQTALFQKWNTNEPSGDGPCVHMWSNFKYNWNDVPCSRQCSFVCEQR, from the exons ATGGAGAATTATTTAGTTGTTTTGCTACTGTCTGTACTTGTTCTGCTTGGTGCATTTTATGTAAACACTGTAGATAAAAGAATAGTTCAAATTAAAGATGAAATGGAGAAAGTAAAAGAGCAAATTGATACACTTCGTAAAGAAATTATAGAAAAAGACAATGCCTTCAGGAAAGAAAAAGATCAAATGAAAGAAACAGCTACACGACACGAAAACACCTTAAGTGAGATTAAAAAAG CAGAAAAGTTATGTTCACAGGGATGGGAAGAGTATAAAGAGCATTGTTATCAGTTTAATACCAAGCAGAGTAATTGGGATGAAGCTGAG attgaaTGTATGAAGCAAGAAGGATACCTGTTGAAAATAGACGATGCAAATGAGTTTCGATGGATTGTAGCCCGAGCAATAG ctCATTCTGTAGACGACATATGGATAGGTTTGCGACAAAACAAAAACGAGTGGAAATGGGTTGTTGATGATCAAACAGCCCTCTTTCAGAAATGGAATACAAACGAACCTAGTGGTGATGGTCCTTGTGTTCACATGTGGTCTAACTTCAAGTATAACTGGAATGATGTACCCTGCAGCAGACAGTGCTCCTTTGTATGTGAACAAAGATG